A DNA window from Daucus carota subsp. sativus chromosome 3, DH1 v3.0, whole genome shotgun sequence contains the following coding sequences:
- the LOC108213270 gene encoding uncharacterized protein LOC108213270 isoform X1 — translation MVRGSEILSKTGISKTLVEIMVCPLSKQPLSRFCQKSNSLISDAIGVSYPIVDGIPHLVPHDGKMIDSDTATVPNDSVDSSDSKKDS, via the exons ATGGTGAGAGGAAGTGAAATTCTTTCAAAAACCGGTATCAGCAAGACACTTGTTGAAATCATGGTCTGCCCTCTTTCTAAACAACCATTAAG TAGGTTCTGTCAGAAATCAAATTCACTCATCAGTGATGCTATTGGTGTGTCTTATCCT ATAGTGGACGGGATTCCACATCTGGTGCCTCATGATGGTAAGATGATTGATTCAGATACTGCAACTGTGCCCAATGATTCTGTGGATTCATCTGACTCTAAAAAGGATAGTTGA
- the LOC108213270 gene encoding uncharacterized protein LOC108213270 isoform X2, with product MVRGSEILSKTGISKTLVEIMVCPLSKQPLRFCQKSNSLISDAIGVSYPIVDGIPHLVPHDGKMIDSDTATVPNDSVDSSDSKKDS from the exons ATGGTGAGAGGAAGTGAAATTCTTTCAAAAACCGGTATCAGCAAGACACTTGTTGAAATCATGGTCTGCCCTCTTTCTAAACAACCATTAAG GTTCTGTCAGAAATCAAATTCACTCATCAGTGATGCTATTGGTGTGTCTTATCCT ATAGTGGACGGGATTCCACATCTGGTGCCTCATGATGGTAAGATGATTGATTCAGATACTGCAACTGTGCCCAATGATTCTGTGGATTCATCTGACTCTAAAAAGGATAGTTGA